AATGAAAAGAATCTTAAATACCGTAATCCTACTTTTAGCTGTAATCGCTACAAGTCTAACTTTTACCTCTTGCAACAACCTTTCGCCAGAAAAAACTTTTGAAGTAGCCGCCTTAAACTCGAATTTATTATCTCGTTTTGGAAGTAAAGAAATCAATGAAAAACTGCAATCAGAAGCACAAATTTATGATGAGAGCCAAAAAAAGATGGTTCCGTCTTCTTACTACGATGCTTTTAAATATGACATTACCAATCTGGAAGTACGTTTTCAAACTATTAAAGATATTCCTGAAGACGATGACAACAAAGAACTTCTTCAGGCTTCAAAAGATTTATTTTCTTATGCCATTGCCAAACAAAAAGAAGGTTATTTGCCAATTGCTAAACTAAAAGACGAAAAAGCTTCGCCTGAACAGATAGAAAAAGCAATCTCAGATTTTGACACCTCAACTCAAAGTGAAATAGATGCAAAATTTACAAAACTGATGAATGCAGCAAAAGCGTATGTTGAAAAGCATAATATCAATGCTAAAATTGGTGTCTGAAATCAAATATCTTGACAAATGATTTTAAAAAGGAACAAAAAGAATGGCAAAGAAAAAGAAAACGCTTCCGAAAAATTTTAACGAATTAATTGAGAAGAAAGACATTGAAGCTTTGAAAGCTGTATTTGACACCTGCGAATTGGACGCAAGAGGCGGTTACGGAAAAACAACAGCGTTAAGCTTTTGGGGTATTCCCGATGAGCTTATAATTTGGCTAGTAGAAAATGGCGCAGATTTGGAAGCGGTTGATACTTACAACCATACTGCATTACATCAAAACGCCATGATAAGAACTGGTAAGGTTTCAACTTTATTAGGTGCCAATATACATGTAAGGGACCATTATGGAGATACTCCTTTGCATTTTGCATGTGGAAGTGGCTTTAATGTCGATGCTGTCAAAAAATTGATAGAATATGGAGCGGACACCAATGCATTGAATAACTACAAACAAACTCCTTTGGAACGTGCTTTGGTTAGAGCAAATAACATTGACCTTAAAAATTTGGCCGAAATATCAAAAATACTTTTAAAATCTGATATCGAAATAACTCAAACCATGAAAGATGCCGTTGTTCGAAGGGGAGAAGATTTTGAATTTCATAGAGAAAATTTCAACAAAGATTATTTAGAAGAGACAGACCATGCATTAAAGCAATTGTATGAAATGTATAATGTTCCACCTGTAAAAAGACGCATTCTGCACGACGGTGTATCTCCCATTTCTGTAACTGGCACAACCTGGGAAAAACAATTCGAAGAACTATGGGAACTCTTAATACCATCAAAGGGCAGTTCAAAAACCATACAAGGCGAAGTCGTGCGCATTTCGGGAAAAGTACGAGATGAAATATATAGAAATGGCGGTGGAAATTGGAATATCGATTTTAAAAAAATGTTAGATACCTTTTTTATCCATTTGTCCTCAAATAATTCACTGTCTGATAACGAACTTGAAAAAGCAGTTTTAATTATAAAATATGTTCGCAAAAATGGAGACGGAGAAATCGACGAACTTAATTTTTTATGCGAACTCGCAACTAAATGGGTTCTTGCCAATACGACACCCATTTTGCTAAGCGAACCAAATTACAAAAGATAAGATTATAAACATTTTGAACGATACAACAATGTTTTTCTATGAAATCTAAAAAACTATTATGATTAGAAACTTACTTATTACAGTCCTTATTTTACTATTTACTGGGCTTTCAAGTTGCAATAAAACCAAAGAAAAGACAGAATCTTCTCAGGTCACAGAAATTCCAACTGTTCCAGAAGTTTTTGAATCAGATACAGCTTCAATCGAAATAAAGAAAAAACTAGAAGATTTTATTCCGAAAGGATATGTCCCTTTTGATACCATTAAAGGAGATTTTAATAAAGATGGACTGGAAGATTATATTCTAATTATTAAAGGAACGGATAAAAGTAAAGTGATTCAGCACGAATATCGTGGAGAACTAGACCGAAACCGCAGAGGAATTATTGCGCTATTAAACAAAGATAACGGCTACGAACTGGCTAGTAAAAACTATGACTGCTTTTCTTCTGAAAATGAAGAGGGAGGTGTTTATTATGCTCCCGAACTTGACTTTGAAATAAAAGACGGAAAATTATACATAAACTATGCTCATGGAAGATACGGCTATTGGCAGTATACTTTTAGGTATCAAAATTCAGATTTTGACCTAATTGGTTATGATGCCAGCAGTAATCGAGGACCTATTGTGCTTACACAAACCAGCATTAATTTCCTTACTCGAAAAAAGATTGTAGATCAAAATATCAATGAAAACACCTATGATGAAGATGAAGTTTTTGAAAAAAGTGAGAGTAAAATCAAAAGAACAAAACTTCTTAAGTTATCTGAAATTAAAGATTTTGATGAACTTCATCTTTCGGAAGAATAAAATCAAAACCCCTATTTTGTAATGTTACAGAATAGGGGTTTTGATTTTAAAAAGGTATTTCTATGTTTCTTTAACCGTAATAATTTTTACTGGACAAGCTTTTGCAGCGAGTTCACAACTTTCTACAATGGCATGATTTGGCGATTTTAAAGTGAAAAATCCTTTTGCATTCTGCGAATGAAGTAAAACCGATTTTCCATCTTTTTTCGACATCTGGAAATGAACGGGATCCATTTCGACGCAATAATTACAACCAATACATTTGTCTCTCTGTAAAGTAATGATAACCATTATGCCTCCACGATTTTATATAGCTTGTCCGACATTCTGATTCTAAACGGAAGTTTGAAAGTACAATCGTCTCCTTTTGTTGCTTTTTCTGCTGTAAGATCGTTCACAAACATTTCATCGATAATCATTTCCTGAGCTCCTGTACTTGGTCCTGTTACCAAAATTTTATCTCCGACTTTAATATCATAAGCTTCAATTTTGAATTGTCCAATCTCGGCTTTAGGGAAATAATGTGTTCCTTTTCCAACATAAACTTTCTTTTGAGTTGCTGCAGATCCAGGAATATCGCTCCATTCTCCTAAT
The Flavobacterium humidisoli DNA segment above includes these coding regions:
- a CDS encoding ankyrin repeat domain-containing protein, whose translation is MAKKKKTLPKNFNELIEKKDIEALKAVFDTCELDARGGYGKTTALSFWGIPDELIIWLVENGADLEAVDTYNHTALHQNAMIRTGKVSTLLGANIHVRDHYGDTPLHFACGSGFNVDAVKKLIEYGADTNALNNYKQTPLERALVRANNIDLKNLAEISKILLKSDIEITQTMKDAVVRRGEDFEFHRENFNKDYLEETDHALKQLYEMYNVPPVKRRILHDGVSPISVTGTTWEKQFEELWELLIPSKGSSKTIQGEVVRISGKVRDEIYRNGGGNWNIDFKKMLDTFFIHLSSNNSLSDNELEKAVLIIKYVRKNGDGEIDELNFLCELATKWVLANTTPILLSEPNYKR
- a CDS encoding ferredoxin; translation: MVIITLQRDKCIGCNYCVEMDPVHFQMSKKDGKSVLLHSQNAKGFFTLKSPNHAIVESCELAAKACPVKIITVKET